In the Vanacampus margaritifer isolate UIUO_Vmar chromosome 9, RoL_Vmar_1.0, whole genome shotgun sequence genome, GTCATTGGCGGAGAAAATAGCTCGCTAACACACAGtttcagaaataggcagatGACTAAAGATGACAAATATTTGGATAGAAACAATAAaaaggctgattttttttttaagaacattaCAGGTATAACCTTCACTGCGCTGTAACTTTGTGTACATAAGCAAACTGTTGTTACATTCATACAAGTGTAAGATGTGTAAGGTGACTATTTTGTTTTACGAGCCTTGTTTGCATTCtgtattattttcacatttctgttGGATGTTCTCTTGTAAAATAAACTGTCATGGTCCAGTCAAAGAAATGGTTCACTAGCATTTACTTTAACCAGcagtataaaaaaagaagacatttaaacccatttgtattcatttctCATACAAATTCCACGACTTTGATGCAACCGGCACAGTTACGGGAACTATCACTGTagaaaaatgtttgtgtaataacATTATTATCCTACGAAATAGGATCCACGTAATGTCCACGCATGggaaatttaactcattcactgccattcacggctatagacgtcaaaaatgaatttgaactatttctattagtttaacttttttttcacttttgttaacagtatgaaaacctagacgaaaattattgtacatttagaacagatataacattttttgattaattgtgagttaactattgaagtcatgtgattaattacaattacaaattttaatcacctgatttttaataatcttttctttaaaaataaaataaaagattattaaaaaaaaaaagaaatctaggttttcatactcttgttaacaaaagtgggggaaaaggtttaactaatagaaatagttaaaatgaatttttgacgtttatggacgtcaatggcagtgaatgagttaaacaacttCCATCATGTGCAACaagtccataaaaaaaaaaacaactgcccAATCAGCAGCGGGCCAACGTTGATCACAAGACACCCCAAACTTCCTCAAAAGCCGAACACATCTTAGCACAGGTGAGTGCAGCAGACAGTGGATAATTACTGATGGACACCGTCTTCTCTGTGTAGTCGACAttcacctgcaaaaaaaaaaaaatgatgagtaAAACACCCGGATTCTCACTAGagatgcgcgcacacacaccaaaaaaagtgtgactcaCTGCTCCGTGTGCAAAAGCACCGATCACCACGGCGGCCGGCCCCTCTGGGACCACGGTGCGGGGGCAAACGGCCTCTCCAGCGGAGAAGGAGGTGGAGATGCGCGGGCAGCCGGGGGGCAGGTGGTCCGACACGGGATTTTTGATCATTCTCAGGAGCCTCTGAGGACCGTCAGACGCTCGCACGCTCAGCTTGTGCAGCAGCTGAACTGAAAGTGGAAATGAGTGGAAATACTTTGagtataatttatttgtttgttagaAACTACATGCAACGAGTACCTTAAAAACCTTCTCAGTTATTGTTCTATAGTGTTTAGAACTTTACCCATAAGACCACAGAAGCGCGGAAAGGTTCTTGGGATGCGCGTCTGTGGGTTGATCTCTATTAAGGCGTTTTTCTCAGTGTGGATGTAAACCTGCAGCAGGCCGGCTCTGTTCAGTGGACTGTCCATCAGCATGAGAAGACACTagtggaagaaaaagaaaatacaatgtTGTCATGCTTCATGAACATGAATCCTGACAAATATGATTACCTGATGTGTGATATCCGGTCTTATATTTCCTGGATTTCTTCCATTTTTGATTATGATATTTTTGTGTTGGTCGCAGTTCAACAATTCAAACGTTTTCCCAGCCTGCAAGTTTAAAActtatataattataaaaaaaaaaaacagcaatccTGTTAATATATATAGTAGCTTTATGTAATGCTATCTGTATGTGATAACACTCTCAATCCCAGCGAGTAAAGACAGCCTGTGACGTCAACATAAACTAGCGAAAAGTTTTACCTTGACGGTCTCAAGCGAGGCACCCTCCAGAACAACAACAAGTCGTCTCTCCGCCATGCGATCGTGCAGGCTGCGAAGATGTTTGGCTGGTTTTGGTTCATATTCGTCCAGATGTTCCAGGCCACGCTTCTTTCCGTCGGGGGCCGCCATCTTGCCTTCTCCTGTGCCCAACGCGGTCGCATGATGTAAACGTCACAACGAGGCACGCGCAAgccaaaattaatttattttaaaaaacgtatatacATCTCACTGACTGATTGATCTACACGAGCTTGTGaattatatttcatttgttATTTCAAAAATACATGTCTTTCTGAAGCTAAGAATTTGATAGCGCGAGCGTGTGTGACATCATAGTTTGCGTCACTCACGTGCGCCGGAAGTTCTTCTCAACGTGTTGTCGGGAAATTCACGTGTGATCTTTTCATCCAACTTTTTGCTATCAGGAGTCGAATAAGGCGTAAGTGAAAcattgttgttgatgttttggCACAGAATATGGTTGGCGCTTCAACAGTGTTGCGGATGTTAATGTGCACTCGTATTTATGACATTTACTGTTGATTTTTGCAAACAGCTAAAGCGTCTAGCCCCTGCTCGATTAATGCACATTCCGTCAAATGGTATGAATTCCAACATGTAGTCAGTTTGAACGTTATGTGCATAAATAACACATGTGGACAATACCAACATGTAGTAAGCTTCAACGTTAAGTGCATAAATAACGTGTGGAAATTGTGGTCACGATGTGAATTTATGTACGTATTgctttatttatctatttattactgatttttgtatgtattttagttcatttttacttacttactcCAAGTTACCAAATACTAAACTCTGCATATCTTttactataaaaaataatgtctcAAATGTTTGCCATTTGACGCAAGCAGGTTCCattataatttaattatataGACTTTAACTAGTAgttgtacatttaaatgtaaatatgctGTATTACACTGCCTGAGCTGTGTAAAAATCTTACTTTACAATGATAACGATGCTCCGTATTATTGATTTGACAATAGATTTATAATTGTCGCTTTGTACAATTGCTTTGCATCACACTGACAAACCTTTATATATTCTTCTCCACTAGTACAGTATTGGTAAATAAGATTAtgagaaaatgtatttgattcaaTTGCTAAAGCTTGCAACACTGATAATTGATAACACAATATAAGTCaattaaatgcaatgataaaaataaaaaaaaatacttaacccAATCGCAATATCAGATCTTAGATTCATTAACAAGAAGATTGCATTTTCATTGGTTGTTATTTTGCTCAGGTGCTGAGCATACGGTATGTTTTGGTCTTTTCAAGGTGTCCTTGTAGTGTGGAATCATGGGCCGTAAGTTGGATCCCACCAACAAGGTAAAGCGAGGTCCCGGGAGGAAAGCCAGAAAACAGAAAGGGGCGGAGACTGAGTTAGCCAAGTTTATAAAAGATGGTGAATATGtgctttttttatgattatactATAAGAAAATTTCAATTTCACTGACTTTGGCTGTCTTCCTGCAGATGAATCGGAGCCAAAACGTAATTCAAGAAGAGCCAGGAAAAGGTCAAATAATGTTGGATTCCATGACATGAGTATACTATATGTTCATTTGCACCATACTCATTCATGtcataatttgtttttacaggaaTGCAAAAAGAGTCGCCAACAATTTGCCAAAGGGTAAAGAGGCTGCTGAGGGGCAAGCTAAGAAAAGTAACGACAACAttattccttttcaaattcaagattCCGTAAATGGCTTTTAAATGGCTGCATGTTTTGTCTCTGAAGCCTTCACAGATGAGAACAGTAAATGGCTGACGCCGGCCAAGAGGAAGCGCAAACTGGACCAACCTGACAGCGAGGATGACAGCGACGAGCACTGGGAAGACGAAGACGATTAT is a window encoding:
- the emg1 gene encoding ribosomal RNA small subunit methyltransferase NEP1, with protein sequence MAAPDGKKRGLEHLDEYEPKPAKHLRSLHDRMAERRLVVVLEGASLETVKAGKTFELLNCDQHKNIIIKNGRNPGNIRPDITHQCLLMLMDSPLNRAGLLQVYIHTEKNALIEINPQTRIPRTFPRFCGLMVQLLHKLSVRASDGPQRLLRMIKNPVSDHLPPGCPRISTSFSAGEAVCPRTVVPEGPAAVVIGAFAHGAVNVDYTEKTVSISNYPLSAALTCAKMCSAFEEVWGVL